The DNA sequence AGAGGAGACGCGCGAGCTCCGTCCGCACGGAGCCCGGCGACGGGAGGTTCGCCTGCCGGTAGGCGTGGCAGAACGCGTTCGCCGACTGGTAGCCGACGGCGGCGGCGACGTCCTCGGTTCGCGCGCGCGGGTTGCTCATCGCGAGGAGCGAGCTCCCGACGCGCCAGCGATCGCGCATCGTGCGCCAGTCCATCCCGTTCATGCCGTAGCGCGACGCGAGCTCGCCGACGAGCTGCGAGACCCGCCGCCGCGAGACGCCGAGCGCCTGCTCGAGGTCGCGCGTGCCGGGCGCGCCCCCGATGTTCGAGAGCGACGAGCCGAGCGCGTCCGCCACGCGCTGGAGCGCCGGCGCGACCGGCACGACGAGGTCACGCGCCCGCCACGCGTCGAACGGCACGCCCTCCGCGCGGAGCCGCGCGAAGAGCCGCCCGATCGCGCCCGCGACGATCGCGTCCTGGTTCGGCCCGCGCCCGACCCGCAGCAACTCCTCCGCGTCGGCGGTGATGTCCGCGACCGCCGCGCTCGCGAGCGCCCCCGTCGGCAGCCCGATCGGCGCGCTCGTCCCGAGCGAGCCGAGGTTGTACTCGATCGAGAGCAGCAGCACCTCGTCGCCTTCGATCCGCATGTAGAGCGAGTCCAGCGCGCGCCCGATCGCGTAGTCGCCCGGCGTGAGCCATCGCACGACGCCGTTCTCGACGTCGCGCACGCGCCCGCGGAGCACGACGTCGAGCCGCGGCCGGTCCCCGTACCCGGACCACGCGACCGCCGGGAACATCATCGCCTCGTCGCACGCGACCCCGCGCCCGTGCTCGATCCGCACACGAAACGCCGAATGCGCGTGATCGACGAGCGTGTAATACGCCCCGATCGACGGCATCGCGAACGAACGACGAAACAGCAGCACGAACCCCAAGCCTCGCACCCTTTGCCGCCCGCGCAAGCCGGTACGACCGCGTCTCGACCCTGAAACTCGCCTGAAATCCGCGCGGGCGGGAGCGCTATGTCTCCTCGTAGCCCTTCTTCGTCTTCTCGGTGACGAGCTTGTCGTATTCCTTTTGCGCCTTCGCGGGGGAGTCGAAGGTCTTCGTCGTGCTCTGGCCGTCGGTGCCGATCTTGCCGTAGCGCGTGGTGAAGGAGGCGCCGTCGAGGCGGATCTCCCAGAACTTGCTCGACGAGCCGTCGACGAATTCGAAGTACCGCGCCCCCGCGCCGCCGCCCTCGTCGTCGAAGATCGCGCTCTTCTTCTTCGTCGGAGCGACGGGCGCGCGCGCGTCGATGCGCTCCGCGACGAACGTCGGGAAGCGCGGGACGCCGCCGTCGGAGAGCTCCTGATAGCGGAACGTGACGAGCGCGCCGATCGCGGGCGGGCTCTCGCGCTCGCGATCCGAGAAGCCGGTGCCGACGTTGAAGCGCGTGCCGTCGGCGAGCTCGACGACGAGCGCGCCGAGGCGGCCCTTGTGCCTCCCCGCGCCCGGCTCGTGGCCGACGACCCGCGCCTCCGCGTCCTTGAAGCTCTTCACCTTGAGGAGCGACGAGCTGCGGCCCACCTCGTAGCGGCTCTTCGGCCGCCGCGCCATCAGCCCCTCGCCGCCGAGCCCCTCCACGCGCGCGAGCTCCTCGCGCAGGTGATCGAGGCCGCGACACGGCTCGTGCGCGTGGACGCGCGCGTACGTCGAGGCCGCGCCGAGGATCGCCTCGCAGTGCGCGATGCGCTCCTCGAACGCGCCGTCGTGCGCCGGCGCGTCGAACACGACGTAGAGGAGGTCCTTCCAGAGCGGGCTCTGGTCCTGCCGCTTCACTATGCCGACCGTGCGCTGGAACAGCTTGCGCCCGCCCCAGAGCTCGCCGTCGAGCGGCGTCTTCGGCAGCTGCTCGGTGAACCACGGCGGCGCGTGGAACTTGTTGCCGAGGCGCGAGAGGAACTGCGTCCCGTCCCAGTACGCGCGCACGCCGTCGAGCTTCTCGCTCAGCCACCAACCCGTGAGGTCGACGTCGACCTCCCATTTGTGCGCGAGCAGGATCGGAGGCCCCTCCGCGTCGTCGGCCGCGCCCGCCGCGCGCGGCGGCTTGCCGGTCAGCTCCGCCCCCCCGAGACGCTCCTTCTCCGCGTCGTCGCCGCGGAAGGCGCGGAGGTGCTTGCACGTTCGCCGCTCGATGGCGGCGCCCTGATGCATCCACGCCGGGCACGTGCACGAGTACACGCCGCCGTTGTTCTTCAGCGTGTACGTCGACGAGCCGGAGCCCTTGACCTGCGTCGTCTCCCCGTCGGCGAGGTCTCCCATCGCCCCGATGCTACCGCGACGGCGTCACGCGCGCAGCGGGGCGCGGACGACGACGGCGGTGCCGCCGGCGGGCGGCGCCTCGAACGTGAGCGCGCCGGCGAGGAGCTCCGCGCGCTGCTTGAGGTGCGAGAGCCCTCCGCGGCTCTCCGCGATCCGATCGGGAGAGAGGCCGCGGCCGTCGTCCTCGACGCGGACGACGAGCGCGCCGGCGTCGACGAAGAGGCGCACGCCGATGCGCTTGGCGCTCGCGTGCTGGGCCGCGTTGCGGACCGCCTCGCGCACGATGAGCGTGACCTCGAGGCACTGATCGGCGCGCACCACCGCGTCGCCGTCGGACGCGACCGCGAGCTCGCACGACGTCGCGAGCGCGCGGCACGTCTCCTCGATCGACGCCGCGAGCTCGCCGACGCGCATGTCCGCCGCCTTGAGCCCGTGCACGACCTCGCGTAGCTCGCCGAGGGTGGAGCGCGCGCGGCGGGAGAGCTCCGCGAGCGCGTCGCGATCGGCCTCCGTCCCCGCGATCGCGTCCGCGCTCCACGCGATCGACGCGAGCTGCGCGCCGAGGCCGTCGTGGAGATCGCGCGCGATGCGGCGCCGCTCGCGATCGACGAGGAGGCCCTCGTAGCGAGCGCGCATCACGTTGCGCTCGGCGGTGAGCTCGAGCGCCTTCCGCGCCGACGCCTCCTGCGCGCGCGCGAAGAAGAGGAGGAGCAAGGTGAAGAACGCGATCCCCGCGGCGTCGGCGACGTGGCCGTTCGCGCCGAACGCGATCGCGGCGGCGCCGAGGCAGGCGCCGTGGGCGAGCTGGGTGAAGCGCGCGTGCTGGAGCTCCTGCGAGTAGGTCACCACGTGCATGATCGAGATGAGCCAGAAGATGCTCGTCGCGCTGCCCGACGCGACGACGAGGGCCGCGGCGAAGGCGGCGGTGCACGCCGTCTCGACGCGCTCCGCGGTCTTGTGCGCGCGCCCGGTGATGCCGCCGCGCGCGCGCGCGGCCACGGTCGCGACGGCGATCGCGACGACGGGCCCGGCGAGCGCGGGGACCATCAGCGCGGGGCCGACGCCGAGGAAGCGGCGGACGATCGGGACGAACGTGAGGCCGGCGAGGAGGACCGCGAACGCGACGACGCCGGCGAAGAAGCCCCAGCTCCGCTGCGGGGCCAAGCTCGCGACGTACCGCTCCTCGATCAGGCGCTCCATCTCCGCGCGCAGCTCGGCGTCGCTCACCCGCGTCGGTTCTTCTGCGCCCATGCCGCGGCCTCGGTCTTCGTCGTCACGTCGAGCTTGCGATAGAGGTTCTTCACGTGCGTCTGCACCGTGCCGAGGCGAAGCCCGAGCTCCTCCGCGCACTCGGTGTACGTGGAGCCGCGCCGCAGGCAAGCGAGGACCTCCTCCTCCCGGTCGGTGAGCGCGACGTCGGCGGGCTTGCGTCCGAGGTCGAAGAGGTAACGCGCGACGCGGCTCGACACCGGCGTGTGGCCGTCGAGGCACTCCTCGATCTGCGCGATGACGCGGTCGACCGGATCGTCCTTCAAGAGGTAGCCGACCGCGCCCGCCTCGACCGCGGCGAGCACGGTCGCGCGGTCGTCGAAGACCGTGAACGCGAGCGCGCGGATCGGCGGCGTGCGCTGCGCGAGCTCGGCGATGACGTCGACGCCGCTCGCGTCCGGCAGCCCGAGGTCGACGATCGCGAGGTCGATCGCGCGGTCCGCGGTCGCGCGCGCGGCGGCGGCGGAGGACACCACGCGCACCGTCCACGCGCCGGCGCGGCGCGCTTCGAGCACCGACGCGAATGCCGCGCCGAGGCGCGCATCGTCTTCGACGAGGAGGAGCGAACGCAATGTCGATCAGTATAACGGTTCGCGATCGTCAGACGCGCGGCGTCAGCACGTTGCGGGGGCGCGGCCGCCGCTGAAGCTCGGCCGGGAGCGCCTCCAGCAGCGTCGCCAGGAGCGCGTCTGCGATGCCGCGACGCAGGTGCTCGCGCGCGACGAGGAGGCTGATCTCGCGCTTCGGCTCGGGCTCGGAGAAGCGGCGGACCTGCGCCGCGCGGCGTCCCGCCGGCAGCGTGGCGGCGAGGAGCTCGGGCACGATCGTGATCCCGAGCCCCGCGTCGACGAGGCCCATCAGGGTGTCGAACGAGCCGCCGTCGAACAACACGTTCGGGGAGTCTCCCGCGAGCCAGCGCCGGTCGACGCTGCAGAGATGCAGCGTCTGCGAGCGGAAGCAGTGCCCCTCGCTGAGGAGCCAGACGTGCTCGTCGGTGAGGGAGGCTTGCTTGAGGCGGTCCTTCTCGGCGAGGGGATGGCGCGGCGGCAGGTACACGAGGAAGGCCTCGTGGCAGACGACGCGCTCCTGGATGCCGGGCACGTCGAGCGGCGTCACCGCGATGCCGCCGTCGAGCGTGCCGTCGCGGAGGCGGCGCACGAGGAGATCGGTCTGCGTCTCGAAGACCTCCAGCGCCACGCCCGGATACGCGCGGACGAACCGGGGGAGGAGGCGCGGGAGGATCGTCGTCGCGAGGGTCGGCAGGATGCCGAGGCGGTAGCCGCCGGCGACCTCGTCGGTGCCGCCCGCGATCTCGGCGAAGTGGTCGATCTGCTCGAGGATCGCGCGGGCGTGATCGATGACGAGCCGCCCGCGCTCGGTGGGCGTGACCGGCTGCCGCGTGCGGTCGAAGAGCATGCACTCGAGCATGTCCTCGACCTTCTTGATCTGGGTCGAGAGCGCGGGCTGCGAGACGTGGCATCCGCGCGCAGCCTCGCGGAAGCTCCGGTGCTGGTCGACGGCGACGATGTAACGCAGCTGCTGGATCGTCAGCGCCGATAAGTCCATCTTATCGCTCCATATACAACAATGACTTGTACCCGCGCGCGGTCCGGAAGATGTTGCATCTTCGAGAGGTCAGGCCATGCAAGGAAACCCGAAGCGCCGCGCACGACTGTTCGTCGCGGCCTCCGTCCTCGCCGTCCCCTTCGCGTACACCATGTTCGCGAGCGGAGCGCCCGGCGATCCCGCCCCCCCGGCGGCGCCCACCGCGAGCGCGAAGCCGCCGGCCGCCGACGCGGCGAGCCCCGCCGCGACGACGGGGGCAGAGACTCCGCCCGCCGGCGCGGTCCCCGGCGCCGAGAAGCCGGCGTCGGGCGGAGGAGATGCCCCGCACGGCGCGCTCAACATGGAGCGGCAGATGGCGGTCGTGCAGGCGGTCATCAAGCCGCTCCCGTACAACACGCCGCCGCCCGGCATCGACCCCTCCTACTGGAAGTTCCTCGTCCCGCAGGACAACATCGCGAACGACGCGCGCATCGCGCTCGGGCGGAAGCTCTATTTCGACACCCGCCTCTCGAAGGACAACACCGTGTCGTGCGCGACGTGCCACGACGTGAGCCGCGGGTTCGCCGATCGGCGCGGGACCTCGGAGGGCATCGGCGACAAGCTCGGCCAGCGCAACGCGCCGACGACGATGAACTCGCTCTTCTTCTCGACCCAGTTCTGGGACGGCCGCGCCGCGACGCTCGAGGAGCAGGCGAAGCTCCCGATCGTGAACCCGATCGAGATGGGGATGCCGAACGGGCAGGCCGCCGTCGACGCGATCAAGAACGACAACGACTACAGGGTCATGTTCCAGGCCGCGTACAACCGCGCGCCGAGCTACGACGACATCGGGCGCGCGATCGCCGCGTTCGAGCGCACGCTCGTCTTCCTCGACGCGCCGTTCGACGACTTCCAGGGCGGCAACGCGAAGGCGCTCGGCGAGGACGCGAAGGCGGGCTGGATCCTCTACAACGGGAAGGCACGCTGCAACTCGTGCCACCAGATCTCGAGCGGCTCTCCGATCGGGACCGACAACCGCTTCCACAACGTCGGCGTCTCGGCGAAGCACCAGGACTTCGAGGCGCTCGCGAAGAAGGCGCTCGCCGCGCTCGCGAAGGACAACAGCAAGGAGGCCCAGGACCGCTTCGCGCTCGAGACGGACCTCTCCGAGCTCGGGCGCTTCGTCGTGACGAAGAACCGGAACGACATCGGCTCGTTCAAGACGCCGCAGGTCCGCAACGTCGGCATCACCGCGCCGTACATGCACGACGGCTCGATGGCGACGCTCTGGGACGTCGTCGACCACTACAACAAGGGCGGCGAGCCGAACGCGTTCCTCGACGGCGGGATCGAGCCGCTCGCGCTCACCGACACGGAGGTCGACCAGCTCGTCGCGTTCCTCTTCGCGCTGACCGACGTGCGCTTCGCCGACGCGAACAAGGCGGAGCTCGATAGGCAGAAGAAGATCGCGGCGCAACGGCGGCCGAACAAGGACGAGGCCGCCGCGATGCGGAAGGTCTTCCCCTTCGAGAAGCGCCTCCAGGCGCCGACCTCTCCGCCCGCCCCCGCCGCCGCGGGCACGGGCCCCGCCACCGATGCCGGCACCACGACCACGGAGCAGAAGCGATGAGCGACCGCAAGAAGCCCCTCGGGTTCAAGAGCATCGAGACGAAGCACGAAGAGGAGCGGCAGGAGCTCGCGCGCGGCCTCCACAACCTCGATCGCCGCTCCTTCCTCAAGGTCAGCGCCGCCGCCCTCGGCGCCGCGGCCGGACTCGGGGTCACGCCGCACTCGTTCCAGCCGGTCAGCGTCGCGTACGCGCAGACGGGCCCCGGCGGCGCGGTGAAGGCGCAGCAGTTCCGCTTCGCGTACATCTCGGACTCGCACCTCTACGAGCGGACGCTGAACGATCGCTTCGTCAACGCGCTCATGCGCGCGGTCGACGACGTGAACGCGATGGACCCGCAGCCCGACTTCGTCTTCTACGGCGGCGACCTCGCGCAGCTCGGGAAGGCGAAGGAGCTCGAGACCGGCGCGCAGATCCTGAAGAACCTGAAGGCGCCGCTCAAGGTGATGGTCGGCGAGCACGACTGGTACCTCGACATGGGCGAGAAGTGGAAGGAGCTCTTCGGCCCCGACCAGTACTCGTTCGATCACAAGGGCGTGCACTGCGTCGTCCTCAACTCGGTCGTCGAGAAGGACTTCTGGACGGAGCGCAAGCTCACCCCGGAGCAGCGGATGGGCACCGTCGCCGGCCTCGACAACGGCGTGCAGAGCCCGTTCTCGGTCGGCGTCGACAACAGGAAATGGCTGGAAAACGACCTCAAGGGTAAAGGCGCGGATACCCCGCTCATCGTCTTCAGCCACTCGCCGCTCTACAAGCTCTACAAGAACTGGAACTTCTGGACCGACGACGCCGACGAGGTGCAGGCGATCCTCCGTCGCTTCAACAACGTGACGGTGTTCCACGGCCACACGCACCAGATCCTCACGAACCGCATCGGCAACATCAACTTCCACGGCTTCCTCTCGACCGCGTGGCCGTGGCCGTACGCGCCGCAGGGCCTGCCCGAGATGACGGTGCAGATGGGGCGCCCCGATCCGTTCAACCCGCACGACGGCTGCGGCAACGGCTCGGCGCTGGTCTACCCCGACGCCCTCGTCGACAAGGTCCACAACCTCTGGAACCGAAACCCGATCACGATCACGAAGAAGTACATGACGAGCCGCGGACAGGCCGACAAGCCGCAGGTCCCCACCCTGAGGAGCTACTGATGAACCCGCGTTCGCTGATCATTCCTGCGGCCGTCGCCGTCGCCGGCCTCGCCGCTGCCTGCCAGCCGAAGCCGGCCCAGAACCCGGAAGCCTCGGCGCAGGCCGACGGCGGCGCGGCGGCGTCCGGCGCGGCGGGCGGAGAGACGACGGAGGTCCTCCTCTGCGACGGCAAGACGAAGGTGACGGTGCCGACCGGCACGCCGGGCACCGCGATCGCCGGCTCGCTCATGACGGAGTGGCTCGCGAAGCACCCCGGCTCGACGTGGGAGGCGGAGGAGCGGGAGCGGCACACGCTCGTCGGCGCGTCGGACAACGCGGGCCTCGTCGATCCGAAGCTCGGCCCGAACGAGACGTCGACCTACGGCCGCTTCTCGGCGCAGGACGTCGCGCTCTGGAAGACGGAGACGGAGCGCGTCGCGACGGCGGGCTCGATGGTGTTCCACGACGCGGACAAGCTCGGCTCCACCGTCGGCGTCTCGTGCGACATGTGCCATCCGCACGCGGCCAACACCCACCCCGAGACGTACCCGAAGTTCCAGGTCCAGCTCGGCCGCGTCGCGCTCCTGCGCGACATGATCAACTGGTGCATCGAGCACCCGGTCCGCGGCAAGCCGATGTCGAGCGACGATCCGCGGATGCGCGCCCTCGAGGCGTACATCACGGCGCAGCGCAAAGGCAAAACGCTCGAGTACGGCAAGCACTGACCGTCACAGCGTGACGAGCGCAGCGACGGCGGCGCGCGCCGCGTCGTCGAAGGTCACGCCTCCACTCACGGTCAGCTTCGTCGTCGGCGGCAGCGTGAGCGACCGCAGCGCCTGGAGGAGCGACGCGGCGCTCCTCTCGTCGATCGCGACGTCCCCTTCCACCGGGCGGACGGTCAGCGCCGTCGGGGCGAGGTCGGCGTCGAGCTCGACGTCGAGGCGGTAGCGATCGTAGTGACGGCGGAGGAACGAGAGCGTCTTCACCTTGCGCCCCGCGCTCCGGAGCGCGGCGATGACGGAGGCGAGGTTCGTCGTCGCCGCCGTCATCGTCTCGAGCGCGTCGAAGAGCGGCGAGGTCACGAGCGCCTCCGGGATCCCGTCCTGGTGAAGCATCCCGTTCGACCAGAAGAGCTCGAGGTGCTTCACCTTCGAGAGCCCTCGCCCGCCGATGCCGGGGAGGCGGGCGAGGACGGTCGGGAGCGGCTCGCGCTCCTGCCACGAATAGCCGAGGCGGAGCTCCTCGAGCGTCGACCGCGGTGACTCCCGCTCCGCCACTCGCGCCGCGAGGGACGGCTGCGCGTGGAGGACCCGCAGCGAGCGCGACGAGGCGATGACGGCCGCCGCGGCGTCGTCCTTCTCGAACTGAGGCTCGATCTCCTCGATGAACCAGAAGAGCGGGTGCCCCTCGAAGAACCACGCCGGCGGCGCGTTGCGGAGCTCGATCTCCTTCACGAGGCCGCGGTCGAGGA is a window from the Labilithrix sp. genome containing:
- a CDS encoding WGR domain-containing protein, with the protein product MFDDEGGGAGARYFEFVDGSSSKFWEIRLDGASFTTRYGKIGTDGQSTTKTFDSPAKAQKEYDKLVTEKTKKGYEET
- a CDS encoding hydrogen peroxide-inducible genes activator, encoding MDLSALTIQQLRYIVAVDQHRSFREAARGCHVSQPALSTQIKKVEDMLECMLFDRTRQPVTPTERGRLVIDHARAILEQIDHFAEIAGGTDEVAGGYRLGILPTLATTILPRLLPRFVRAYPGVALEVFETQTDLLVRRLRDGTLDGGIAVTPLDVPGIQERVVCHEAFLVYLPPRHPLAEKDRLKQASLTDEHVWLLSEGHCFRSQTLHLCSVDRRWLAGDSPNVLFDGGSFDTLMGLVDAGLGITIVPELLAATLPAGRRAAQVRRFSEPEPKREISLLVAREHLRRGIADALLATLLEALPAELQRRPRPRNVLTPRV
- a CDS encoding helix-turn-helix transcriptional regulator — protein: MLLFRRSFAMPSIGAYYTLVDHAHSAFRVRIEHGRGVACDEAMMFPAVAWSGYGDRPRLDVVLRGRVRDVENGVVRWLTPGDYAIGRALDSLYMRIEGDEVLLLSIEYNLGSLGTSAPIGLPTGALASAAVADITADAEELLRVGRGPNQDAIVAGAIGRLFARLRAEGVPFDAWRARDLVVPVAPALQRVADALGSSLSNIGGAPGTRDLEQALGVSRRRVSQLVGELASRYGMNGMDWRTMRDRWRVGSSLLAMSNPRARTEDVAAAVGYQSANAFCHAYRQANLPSPGSVRTELARLL
- a CDS encoding response regulator transcription factor, with translation MRSLLLVEDDARLGAAFASVLEARRAGAWTVRVVSSAAAARATADRAIDLAIVDLGLPDASGVDVIAELAQRTPPIRALAFTVFDDRATVLAAVEAGAVGYLLKDDPVDRVIAQIEECLDGHTPVSSRVARYLFDLGRKPADVALTDREEEVLACLRRGSTYTECAEELGLRLGTVQTHVKNLYRKLDVTTKTEAAAWAQKNRRG
- a CDS encoding cytochrome-c peroxidase; translated protein: MERQMAVVQAVIKPLPYNTPPPGIDPSYWKFLVPQDNIANDARIALGRKLYFDTRLSKDNTVSCATCHDVSRGFADRRGTSEGIGDKLGQRNAPTTMNSLFFSTQFWDGRAATLEEQAKLPIVNPIEMGMPNGQAAVDAIKNDNDYRVMFQAAYNRAPSYDDIGRAIAAFERTLVFLDAPFDDFQGGNAKALGEDAKAGWILYNGKARCNSCHQISSGSPIGTDNRFHNVGVSAKHQDFEALAKKALAALAKDNSKEAQDRFALETDLSELGRFVVTKNRNDIGSFKTPQVRNVGITAPYMHDGSMATLWDVVDHYNKGGEPNAFLDGGIEPLALTDTEVDQLVAFLFALTDVRFADANKAELDRQKKIAAQRRPNKDEAAAMRKVFPFEKRLQAPTSPPAPAAAGTGPATDAGTTTTEQKR
- a CDS encoding metallophosphoesterase, which gives rise to MSDRKKPLGFKSIETKHEEERQELARGLHNLDRRSFLKVSAAALGAAAGLGVTPHSFQPVSVAYAQTGPGGAVKAQQFRFAYISDSHLYERTLNDRFVNALMRAVDDVNAMDPQPDFVFYGGDLAQLGKAKELETGAQILKNLKAPLKVMVGEHDWYLDMGEKWKELFGPDQYSFDHKGVHCVVLNSVVEKDFWTERKLTPEQRMGTVAGLDNGVQSPFSVGVDNRKWLENDLKGKGADTPLIVFSHSPLYKLYKNWNFWTDDADEVQAILRRFNNVTVFHGHTHQILTNRIGNINFHGFLSTAWPWPYAPQGLPEMTVQMGRPDPFNPHDGCGNGSALVYPDALVDKVHNLWNRNPITITKKYMTSRGQADKPQVPTLRSY
- a CDS encoding ATP-binding protein, whose amino-acid sequence is MGAEEPTRVSDAELRAEMERLIEERYVASLAPQRSWGFFAGVVAFAVLLAGLTFVPIVRRFLGVGPALMVPALAGPVVAIAVATVAARARGGITGRAHKTAERVETACTAAFAAALVVASGSATSIFWLISIMHVVTYSQELQHARFTQLAHGACLGAAAIAFGANGHVADAAGIAFFTLLLLFFARAQEASARKALELTAERNVMRARYEGLLVDRERRRIARDLHDGLGAQLASIAWSADAIAGTEADRDALAELSRRARSTLGELREVVHGLKAADMRVGELAASIEETCRALATSCELAVASDGDAVVRADQCLEVTLIVREAVRNAAQHASAKRIGVRLFVDAGALVVRVEDDGRGLSPDRIAESRGGLSHLKQRAELLAGALTFEAPPAGGTAVVVRAPLRA